Proteins encoded within one genomic window of Xylophilus sp. GOD-11R:
- a CDS encoding WG repeat-containing protein has product MARAQNQQSEFAIEPCQSRKTALWGLCRSDGSDAPPVVAQTFDFVGSGSALFPARAEAGSPMGYIDRRGQWRVPPRFTSARSFSEGLGVVTDGNRSAAIDATGHAVIPWFDGLLYPFSQGRACFVPQGRIELGWLGRWRQRWFGRAGDDPYPAAWWKIEGRAGFMDTSGKVVMAPQFEPKLNFLVGGCGFGPAGFAAMRLDGQEGLIDRDGRWAVRPEYEYLGIVFSGNRKVVAMIADRMIERGWLLDTIERMDGFMGPDGDVRWRDTGGPREMPVAGGLVRSAVNYLLFPRWQQDLTRLEVSTAMLLAWLGSLALGAVAGMAVMRSRRGHQAFWWRLPLALGSAVLTVAVTFLLGLLSVAITAALLLGVAVLMVRAWRKSRRTARVSGA; this is encoded by the coding sequence GTGGCACGCGCCCAGAACCAGCAATCCGAATTCGCGATCGAGCCCTGCCAGAGCCGCAAGACCGCGCTCTGGGGCCTCTGCCGGTCCGATGGCAGCGATGCGCCGCCGGTCGTGGCGCAGACCTTCGACTTCGTCGGATCCGGCTCCGCGCTGTTTCCCGCACGCGCCGAAGCGGGTTCGCCCATGGGCTACATCGACCGGCGAGGCCAGTGGCGCGTGCCGCCGCGCTTCACCTCGGCGCGCTCGTTCAGCGAAGGACTGGGCGTGGTCACCGACGGAAACCGTTCGGCGGCCATCGACGCCACGGGCCATGCGGTCATACCGTGGTTCGACGGCCTGCTCTACCCCTTCAGTCAAGGGCGCGCCTGTTTCGTGCCGCAGGGCCGCATCGAACTCGGCTGGCTGGGCCGATGGCGCCAGCGCTGGTTCGGCCGTGCAGGCGACGATCCCTATCCTGCGGCCTGGTGGAAAATCGAGGGTCGCGCCGGCTTCATGGACACGAGCGGCAAGGTGGTGATGGCACCGCAGTTCGAGCCCAAGCTCAATTTCCTGGTCGGCGGCTGCGGTTTCGGCCCGGCCGGTTTTGCGGCAATGCGCCTGGACGGCCAGGAAGGCCTGATCGACCGCGACGGCCGCTGGGCCGTGAGGCCCGAGTACGAATACCTGGGCATCGTCTTCTCGGGCAACCGCAAGGTGGTCGCGATGATCGCCGACCGCATGATCGAGCGCGGCTGGCTGCTCGACACGATCGAGCGCATGGACGGCTTCATGGGGCCGGACGGCGATGTCCGCTGGCGCGACACCGGTGGCCCGCGGGAAATGCCCGTGGCCGGCGGTCTGGTGCGATCCGCGGTGAACTACCTGCTTTTTCCACGCTGGCAGCAGGACCTGACTCGGCTGGAAGTATCGACCGCCATGCTGCTGGCATGGCTGGGCAGCCTGGCGCTCGGTGCGGTGGCGGGCATGGCGGTAATGCGTTCGCGGCGCGGCCACCAGGCGTTTTGGTGGCGGCTGCCGCTCGCGCTGGGGTCGGCGGTACTGACGGTGGCGGTGACTTTCCTGCTCGGCCTGCTGTCGGTGGCCATCACCGCGGCGCTGCTGCTCGGCGTTGCCGTGCTGATGGTGCGTGCGTGGCGCAAAAGCCGCCGCACGGCCCGCGTGTCAGGCGCCTAG
- the dbpA gene encoding ATP-dependent RNA helicase DbpA, with protein MADSPAPASPDTFDRLGLPPQVLANLASLGYRTMTAIQAASLPPALLGKDLIAQASTGSGKTAAFGLALLANLNVRRFAVQSLVLCPTRELADQVTTEIRRLARAEENIKVVTLCGGVAMRGQIASLEHGAHVVVGTPGRILDHLDRETLDLSALNTLVLDEADRMLDMGFVEDIGKVVSRCPKARQTLLFSATYPEGIAQIAARFMREPQRIEVASQHAPTRIRQLWYEVRDSERLHAVSLLIDHFRPQSTLAFCNTKQQCRDLAAVLRAGGVSALALHGDLEQRDRDQVLVQFANRSCSVLVATDVAARGLDLANLEAVINVDTTPDAEVHIHRIGRTGRQGQGDEPGLALNLASLDEMGAVGRIEQLQGRESDWHPLSELTPAGGAPLQAPMATLQLIGGRKEKIRAGDILGALTGDCGYAKEQVGRINVNEFSTYVAVDRAIAAEALRRLSAGKVKGRSVKVRLLDGEES; from the coding sequence ATCGCTGACTCTCCCGCACCGGCGTCGCCGGACACTTTCGATCGCCTGGGTTTACCTCCGCAGGTGCTGGCCAATCTGGCATCGCTTGGCTATCGCACCATGACGGCTATCCAGGCCGCCAGCCTGCCGCCCGCCTTGCTGGGCAAGGACCTGATCGCACAAGCCAGCACCGGCAGCGGCAAGACGGCCGCCTTCGGCCTAGCGCTGCTCGCCAACCTCAATGTACGGCGCTTCGCGGTGCAGTCGCTGGTGCTGTGCCCCACGCGCGAGCTCGCCGACCAGGTCACCACCGAAATCAGGCGACTCGCCCGTGCCGAGGAGAACATCAAGGTCGTCACCTTGTGCGGTGGTGTGGCGATGCGCGGTCAGATCGCGAGCCTCGAGCACGGCGCCCACGTGGTGGTCGGCACGCCCGGCCGCATCCTCGATCACCTCGACCGCGAAACGCTCGATCTTTCGGCGCTCAACACCCTGGTGCTCGACGAAGCCGATCGCATGCTCGACATGGGCTTCGTCGAGGACATCGGCAAGGTCGTTTCGCGTTGCCCGAAGGCGCGACAGACGCTGCTGTTTTCCGCCACCTATCCGGAAGGCATCGCCCAGATCGCCGCGCGCTTCATGCGTGAACCACAGCGTATCGAGGTCGCCTCGCAGCATGCGCCGACGCGCATCCGGCAACTCTGGTACGAGGTGCGCGACAGCGAACGGCTGCATGCGGTGTCCCTGCTCATCGATCACTTCCGGCCGCAGAGCACGCTGGCGTTCTGCAATACCAAGCAGCAATGTCGCGACCTGGCGGCGGTGCTGCGGGCGGGTGGCGTCTCAGCGCTTGCCCTGCATGGCGATCTGGAACAACGCGATCGCGACCAGGTGCTGGTGCAGTTCGCCAACCGCAGCTGTTCGGTACTGGTGGCGACCGACGTCGCGGCGCGCGGGCTGGATCTGGCCAACCTCGAAGCCGTGATCAACGTCGACACCACGCCGGACGCCGAGGTGCACATCCACCGCATCGGCCGCACCGGCCGGCAAGGGCAGGGCGACGAGCCCGGGCTGGCGCTCAACCTGGCAAGCCTGGACGAGATGGGCGCGGTAGGCCGCATCGAGCAGCTGCAGGGCCGTGAATCGGACTGGCACCCGCTGTCCGAGTTGACGCCGGCGGGCGGTGCGCCCCTGCAGGCACCCATGGCAACCTTGCAGCTCATCGGCGGTCGCAAGGAAAAGATCCGGGCCGGCGACATCCTGGGTGCGCTGACTGGCGACTGCGGCTACGCCAAGGAGCAAGTCGGTCGCATCAACGTCAACGAGTTTTCCACTTATGTCGCGGTGGACCGCGCCATTGCCGCCGAGGCGCTGCGCCGGCTGTCGGCTGGGAAGGTAAAGGGGCGCAGTGTGAAGGTTCGCCTGCTCGATGGAGAAGAAAGCTGA
- a CDS encoding flavodoxin domain-containing protein encodes MPLRILYATVSGNARLVAEAVALDADGLWTAPIDVQDMHDATSAVFEPGGTTLLLCIASTGSGNVPPDAVALYQDLQDAPRYLGGLRYGLVSLGDSSYGSTFGGGAAQFDAALQDLGAERIGEPLQIDAMEHDEPEAVALAWFRDWSESAPAV; translated from the coding sequence ATGCCACTGAGAATTTTGTACGCCACCGTGTCCGGCAACGCGCGTTTGGTCGCCGAGGCCGTGGCACTCGACGCCGATGGCCTGTGGACCGCGCCGATCGATGTGCAGGACATGCACGACGCGACATCCGCCGTCTTCGAACCGGGCGGCACCACGCTGCTGCTGTGCATCGCCAGCACCGGCTCCGGCAACGTTCCCCCGGATGCCGTGGCGCTCTACCAGGACCTCCAGGACGCCCCGCGCTATCTCGGCGGGCTGCGCTATGGCCTGGTGTCCCTGGGCGACAGCAGTTATGGCAGCACCTTCGGCGGCGGCGCGGCGCAATTCGACGCGGCCCTGCAGGACCTGGGGGCCGAGCGCATCGGCGAGCCGCTGCAGATCGATGCGATGGAGCATGATGAGCCGGAAGCTGTCGCACTCGCCTGGTTTCGTGACTGGAGCGAATCCGCTCCAGCTGTCTGA
- a CDS encoding hydroxyacid dehydrogenase, with translation MNATCVIAQPIHPIGAEVLRSAGCTVIEPRNAAALEDALPDADAVIVRDGLSAAEIDSGARLLIIANHGTGTDRIDVAHASEHGIPVTHTPGANARSVAEHALMLMFATARQAVVADAATRRGHWGFKYQRPMMSLYGQTLGIVGFGRSGQMLCEMASKGLGMRVLVWSPKAEHELIQLSCGHAVDSLDELLEQADVVSLHRSMKPENRRTLDSAGIARMKPRAIVINTSRGGLIDEDALVDALTQGRLFGAGLDVFDTEPFAATSRLASLENVVLTPHVAGSSQEALYAMASQCAQQVIDTLAGRQPVDMVRPGVWSVRRRNVVVV, from the coding sequence ATGAACGCCACATGCGTGATCGCGCAGCCAATCCACCCCATCGGCGCCGAGGTCCTGCGCTCGGCCGGCTGCACGGTGATCGAACCCAGGAACGCGGCGGCTCTCGAAGACGCCCTGCCCGACGCCGATGCGGTCATCGTGCGGGACGGCTTGTCGGCGGCCGAGATCGATAGCGGCGCACGCCTGTTGATCATTGCGAACCATGGCACCGGCACCGACCGCATCGACGTCGCGCATGCGAGCGAACACGGCATTCCAGTGACGCACACACCCGGCGCCAACGCGCGCTCGGTAGCGGAGCATGCTCTGATGCTCATGTTCGCGACCGCGCGGCAGGCGGTTGTCGCCGATGCCGCCACCAGGCGAGGTCACTGGGGTTTCAAATACCAGCGGCCGATGATGTCGCTGTACGGTCAGACGCTCGGCATCGTCGGCTTCGGCCGCAGTGGACAGATGCTCTGCGAGATGGCGTCGAAGGGTCTGGGCATGCGGGTGCTGGTGTGGTCGCCAAAGGCCGAGCACGAACTCATCCAGCTGTCCTGCGGCCACGCGGTCGATTCGCTCGATGAACTGCTGGAGCAGGCCGATGTGGTGTCCCTGCACCGGTCGATGAAACCGGAAAACCGTCGCACGCTTGATTCGGCGGGCATCGCCCGCATGAAACCGCGTGCCATCGTCATCAACACCTCCCGTGGAGGTTTGATCGATGAAGACGCACTGGTTGACGCCCTGACGCAGGGCCGGCTATTCGGCGCCGGTCTCGATGTGTTCGACACCGAACCTTTCGCCGCAACCAGCCGTCTGGCGTCACTGGAAAACGTGGTGTTGACCCCTCATGTGGCGGGCTCGTCTCAGGAGGCGCTGTACGCCATGGCCAGCCAGTGCGCCCAACAGGTGATAGATACCCTGGCAGGCCGACAACCCGTCGACATGGTGCGACCGGGCGTGTGGTCGGTTCGGCGAAGGAACGTCGTGGTGGTTTGA
- a CDS encoding branched-chain amino acid ABC transporter substrate-binding protein: MQMKVIVIAAAAAVACSQVMAQDVQVIRIGHVAPMSGAQAHFGRDNENGVLMAIDDLNAQNIVINGKKIKWEMVGEDDAADPKQGTAVAQKLCDAKVAGVVGHLNSGTTIPASKVYNDCGIPHVTGAATNPALMKPGYNTTFRIIANDNALGAGLAFYAADALKLKKFAIIDDRTAYGQGVAEVFKKTAAAKGVQIVDEQYTTDKATDFMAILTAVKAKAPDGIFYGGMNSQAGPMLRQMEQLGMGNVRMFGGDGICTAEMSKLSGNAKALDNVVCAEGGASLVKMPGGEAWKKRYDAKYPNQYQIYSPYTYDATMVLADAMKRANSWNPKVYIPALLQTNYKGVTANIAFEPNGELKNPAMTLYIFKDGKRVPLS, from the coding sequence ATGCAGATGAAAGTGATCGTGATTGCCGCCGCAGCAGCCGTGGCGTGCAGTCAGGTGATGGCACAGGACGTGCAGGTGATCCGCATCGGACACGTCGCACCGATGTCGGGCGCGCAGGCTCATTTCGGACGCGACAACGAAAACGGTGTGCTGATGGCCATCGACGACCTGAACGCCCAGAACATCGTCATCAACGGCAAGAAGATCAAGTGGGAAATGGTCGGCGAGGACGACGCCGCCGACCCGAAACAGGGCACGGCCGTTGCACAAAAGCTGTGCGACGCCAAGGTGGCCGGCGTGGTCGGTCACCTGAACTCGGGCACCACCATTCCCGCGTCCAAGGTCTACAACGACTGCGGCATTCCGCACGTGACCGGTGCCGCCACCAACCCGGCGCTGATGAAGCCCGGCTACAACACCACTTTCCGCATCATCGCCAACGACAACGCGCTGGGCGCCGGCCTGGCGTTCTATGCGGCCGACGCGCTAAAGCTCAAGAAGTTCGCGATCATCGACGACCGCACCGCCTACGGGCAGGGCGTGGCCGAAGTGTTCAAGAAGACTGCGGCCGCCAAGGGCGTGCAGATCGTCGACGAGCAATACACCACCGACAAGGCCACCGACTTCATGGCCATCCTGACCGCGGTCAAGGCCAAGGCGCCGGACGGCATCTTCTACGGGGGCATGAACTCGCAAGCCGGACCGATGCTGCGCCAGATGGAGCAGCTGGGAATGGGCAATGTGCGCATGTTCGGCGGCGACGGCATCTGCACCGCCGAAATGTCCAAGCTTTCGGGCAATGCCAAGGCGCTCGACAACGTGGTCTGCGCCGAAGGTGGCGCCTCGCTGGTGAAGATGCCGGGCGGCGAAGCCTGGAAGAAGCGCTACGACGCCAAGTATCCAAACCAGTACCAGATCTACAGCCCGTACACCTACGATGCGACCATGGTGCTGGCAGACGCGATGAAGCGTGCCAACTCCTGGAACCCCAAGGTGTACATCCCGGCGCTGCTGCAGACCAACTACAAGGGCGTGACCGCGAACATCGCGTTCGAGCCCAACGGCGAGCTGAAGAATCCGGCGATGACGCTCTACATCTTCAAGGATGGCAAGCGAGTTCCGCTGAGCTGA
- a CDS encoding DNA polymerase III subunit chi → MTEVAFHFNAPDKVAYACRLLRKALGSGARMVVLGSDETLGLLDRSLWSMAPHEFLAHCRGDAPAFVLAASPVVLSSSPQGMPHQQVLVNLGDEIPSGFGTYERLIEVVGRDDADDRQRARTRWKHYADRGYAITRHDLALRS, encoded by the coding sequence ATGACCGAGGTCGCCTTTCATTTCAATGCGCCCGACAAGGTGGCCTACGCCTGCCGGCTGCTGCGCAAGGCCCTGGGCAGCGGTGCGCGCATGGTGGTCTTGGGCAGCGACGAGACGCTCGGCCTGCTCGACCGCAGCCTCTGGAGCATGGCGCCGCACGAGTTCCTGGCGCACTGCAGGGGCGACGCGCCGGCGTTCGTGCTCGCGGCTTCGCCCGTGGTGCTGTCGAGTTCCCCGCAAGGCATGCCGCACCAGCAGGTGCTGGTGAACCTGGGCGACGAGATTCCGTCCGGCTTCGGCACTTACGAGCGCCTGATCGAAGTCGTCGGCCGCGACGATGCCGACGACCGCCAGCGCGCCCGCACGCGCTGGAAACACTATGCCGACCGTGGCTACGCCATCACGCGCCACGACCTCGCCCTGCGCTCCTGA
- a CDS encoding leucyl aminopeptidase, with protein sequence MDFQLKTLDTARAATEKADALVVLVPESFSSDASDPLSTAVAAARKAGDLESKAGKLLSLYRPAGIAAPRVLLAGAGDGSAGAVRQAVTAAVSGLKALTSVRRIVVVLPAGLSDAPAAVRAAVNAAADASYVFTTTKPKADARRIERVTVGVADTAPVREAFAHASAQVVGVEFAKEWGNRPSNHATPTLLADAARTLGKLPRIKVEVLGPREVAKLGMGSFMAVAQGSEQELRFIVLRYDGASKGEAPVVLVGKGITFDTGGISIKPAGEMDEMKFDMCGAASVLGTFRALAELQPAINVVGLIPAAENMPDGRALKPGDVVTSMSGQTIEVLNTDAEGRLVLCDALTYAERFEPRAVVDIATLTGACVVALGAVRSGLFSSDDALAASLQAAGDTAMDLCWRMPLDDDYADGLKTNFADVANVAGRAGGAVTAAKFLQRFARKYPWAHLDIAGSAWKGGAAKGSTGRPVGLLLQYVVSQVGQPVKPVPAKKVARKAPAKVAKPVVAAKSARNPAT encoded by the coding sequence ATGGACTTCCAACTCAAGACACTCGATACCGCGAGGGCGGCCACCGAGAAGGCCGACGCACTCGTCGTGCTGGTCCCCGAATCTTTCTCCTCCGACGCATCGGACCCGCTCTCCACCGCCGTCGCGGCGGCCCGCAAGGCGGGTGATCTGGAAAGCAAGGCGGGCAAGCTGCTGAGCCTCTATCGCCCCGCCGGCATCGCCGCACCGCGGGTGCTCCTGGCCGGCGCCGGCGACGGCAGCGCGGGTGCAGTGCGCCAGGCGGTCACGGCCGCGGTTTCCGGCCTGAAGGCGCTCACGAGCGTGCGCCGTATCGTGGTCGTGCTGCCCGCCGGCCTGTCCGATGCCCCCGCCGCCGTGCGCGCCGCCGTCAACGCCGCTGCCGACGCGAGCTATGTCTTCACCACCACCAAACCCAAGGCCGATGCACGCCGCATCGAGCGGGTGACGGTGGGCGTGGCCGATACCGCCCCGGTGCGCGAGGCTTTCGCCCACGCTAGTGCGCAGGTCGTGGGTGTGGAGTTCGCTAAGGAATGGGGCAATCGCCCGTCCAACCACGCCACGCCGACCCTGCTGGCCGACGCGGCCCGTACGCTGGGCAAGCTGCCACGCATCAAGGTCGAGGTGCTCGGTCCGCGCGAAGTGGCCAAGCTCGGCATGGGCTCCTTCATGGCCGTGGCGCAGGGCTCCGAGCAGGAATTGCGCTTCATCGTGCTGCGCTACGACGGCGCGTCCAAAGGCGAGGCGCCGGTGGTGCTGGTCGGCAAGGGCATCACCTTCGACACCGGCGGCATCTCCATCAAGCCGGCCGGCGAGATGGACGAAATGAAGTTCGACATGTGTGGCGCGGCCAGCGTGCTCGGCACCTTCCGTGCCTTGGCCGAGTTGCAGCCGGCGATCAACGTGGTGGGCCTCATTCCCGCTGCCGAGAACATGCCCGACGGCCGGGCGCTCAAGCCCGGCGACGTGGTCACCAGCATGAGTGGCCAGACCATCGAGGTGCTTAACACCGACGCCGAAGGCCGCCTGGTGCTGTGCGACGCACTCACCTACGCCGAGCGATTCGAACCGCGCGCCGTGGTCGACATCGCCACTCTCACCGGCGCCTGCGTGGTGGCGCTGGGCGCCGTGCGCAGCGGGCTCTTCTCGTCGGACGACGCCCTGGCCGCATCGCTGCAGGCCGCCGGCGACACGGCCATGGACCTTTGCTGGCGCATGCCGCTCGACGACGACTATGCCGACGGGCTCAAGACCAATTTTGCCGACGTCGCCAACGTGGCCGGGCGGGCCGGCGGCGCGGTGACCGCCGCCAAGTTCCTGCAGCGCTTCGCGCGCAAGTACCCGTGGGCACATCTGGACATCGCCGGCAGCGCGTGGAAGGGCGGTGCGGCCAAGGGCTCCACCGGACGTCCGGTCGGCCTGCTGCTGCAGTACGTGGTGTCGCAAGTGGGTCAGCCGGTCAAGCCGGTGCCTGCGAAGAAGGTGGCGCGCAAGGCGCCCGCCAAGGTGGCCAAGCCCGTCGTGGCCGCCAAGTCGGCACGCAATCCGGCCACCTGA
- the lptF gene encoding LPS export ABC transporter permease LptF, producing MLFHSSVRKELARSFGATLVVLATVVMTIMLIRVLGQAAKGSVNPSDVLLVMGFTVLSQLPTILALSLFISIVGTLSRMYRDSEMVIWMSAGRGLGSLLRPLLRFSWPVLAAVVVLSLGVWPWANGRIQELKDRYERRGDIERVAPGQFQESARGNRVFFIDKETPDASTANNVFIAANNLGQEVVTSARSGRLATIGEDRFAVLNDGQRLESNTGKPGLKISDFRELGNRLGSGAQAARDETPVRARSTLQLITDPSPMNRAELGWRIGLALAAFNFVVMALAMASVNPRAGRSGNLVFALFAFILYYNMLNLGQGWILTGRLNMPGLLLVLHGGVFVACMLLLAKRHAQWSWRSMLKPRAPTAQAAGGAA from the coding sequence ATGTTATTCCATTCCTCCGTACGCAAGGAGCTGGCCCGGAGCTTCGGGGCCACCCTGGTCGTGCTGGCGACCGTCGTCATGACGATCATGCTGATCCGCGTGCTGGGGCAAGCCGCCAAGGGCAGCGTCAACCCTTCCGACGTGCTGTTGGTGATGGGCTTCACCGTGCTGTCGCAACTGCCCACCATCCTGGCCCTGAGCCTGTTCATCTCCATCGTCGGGACGCTCTCGCGCATGTATCGCGACAGCGAGATGGTCATCTGGATGTCGGCCGGACGCGGGCTCGGCTCGCTGCTGCGGCCGCTGCTGCGCTTCTCCTGGCCGGTGCTGGCCGCCGTGGTGGTGCTGTCGCTGGGCGTATGGCCCTGGGCCAACGGCCGCATCCAGGAACTCAAGGACCGCTACGAACGCCGGGGCGACATCGAGCGTGTGGCGCCGGGCCAGTTCCAGGAGTCCGCGCGCGGCAACCGGGTGTTCTTCATCGACAAGGAAACGCCTGATGCCTCCACCGCCAACAACGTCTTCATCGCCGCCAACAACCTGGGCCAGGAGGTCGTGACCTCGGCGCGCAGCGGCCGCCTGGCCACCATCGGAGAAGACCGCTTCGCCGTGCTCAACGACGGCCAGCGGCTCGAGAGCAATACCGGCAAGCCGGGCCTGAAGATCAGCGACTTCCGCGAACTCGGCAACCGCCTGGGCAGCGGTGCCCAGGCCGCCCGGGACGAGACGCCGGTACGGGCCAGGTCCACCCTGCAACTGATCACCGATCCCAGCCCCATGAACCGCGCCGAACTCGGCTGGCGCATCGGTCTGGCGCTGGCCGCGTTCAACTTCGTGGTGATGGCGCTGGCGATGGCCAGCGTCAATCCGCGCGCGGGCCGCAGCGGCAACCTGGTGTTCGCGCTGTTCGCTTTCATCCTCTACTACAACATGCTCAATCTCGGCCAAGGCTGGATCCTCACCGGCCGGCTCAATATGCCCGGGCTGCTGTTGGTGTTGCACGGTGGCGTGTTCGTCGCGTGCATGCTGCTGCTGGCCAAGCGCCATGCGCAGTGGTCGTGGCGCTCCATGCTCAAACCGCGCGCGCCCACGGCGCAGGCAGCCGGGGGCGCCGCTTGA
- the lptG gene encoding LPS export ABC transporter permease LptG, with protein sequence MKTIRRYLYTDVVTAVAFVTLGFLALFFFFDLVDELRWVGRSNSGYQVTQALGFVALSIPGHLYELLPITVLIGTIFVMARLAQSSEYTILRTSGLGPWRALQMLLTLGMAFAVLTFAVGDYVSPYSERAAQLVKARFQGDLTTGQTGAWLRERQGNDAFAVNVQSLSSDGRMKGVRIFAFDDRGFTLAMTQAEGAIFGPGAAWTLQGVQRSEFHTRGLERARVERQVKDSMVWPTRISTEMVAAAVLQPDKMPTLDLFQYIRHLDANGQSAQRYEIEFWRKVFYPLSCLVMVVLALPFAYLHFRSGGIATYVFGGVMAGISFFLLNNVFGYIGNLQNWLPWLTAAAPGIIYSILSLTAFGWLVLRR encoded by the coding sequence TTGAAGACCATCCGCCGCTATCTCTACACAGACGTCGTCACGGCCGTCGCGTTCGTCACGCTGGGCTTCCTGGCGCTCTTCTTCTTCTTCGACCTGGTGGACGAGTTGCGCTGGGTCGGTCGCAGCAATTCGGGCTACCAGGTCACCCAGGCGCTCGGCTTCGTGGCGCTGTCGATTCCCGGCCACCTCTACGAACTGCTGCCGATCACCGTGCTGATCGGCACCATCTTCGTGATGGCTCGCCTGGCGCAGAGCTCCGAATACACCATCCTGCGCACCAGCGGCCTCGGGCCCTGGCGGGCGTTGCAGATGCTGCTGACGCTGGGCATGGCCTTCGCGGTGCTGACCTTCGCGGTGGGCGACTACGTATCGCCCTACAGCGAACGCGCGGCGCAATTGGTCAAGGCGCGTTTCCAGGGCGACCTCACCACCGGCCAGACCGGCGCCTGGCTGCGTGAGCGCCAGGGCAACGACGCCTTCGCGGTGAACGTGCAGTCGCTGTCCTCCGACGGTCGCATGAAGGGCGTGCGCATCTTCGCCTTCGACGATCGCGGCTTCACGCTCGCCATGACGCAGGCCGAAGGCGCCATCTTCGGCCCAGGCGCCGCCTGGACGCTGCAGGGCGTGCAGCGCAGCGAGTTCCACACCCGGGGCCTGGAGCGGGCGCGGGTGGAGCGACAGGTGAAGGATTCGATGGTCTGGCCGACCCGCATCAGCACCGAGATGGTCGCCGCCGCCGTGTTGCAGCCCGACAAGATGCCCACGCTCGACCTGTTCCAGTACATCCGCCACCTCGATGCCAACGGGCAGTCGGCCCAGCGCTACGAGATCGAGTTCTGGCGCAAGGTGTTCTATCCGCTGTCCTGCCTGGTGATGGTCGTGCTCGCCCTGCCCTTCGCCTACCTGCACTTCCGGTCGGGCGGCATCGCCACCTATGTGTTTGGCGGTGTCATGGCGGGCATCAGCTTCTTCTTGCTCAACAACGTCTTCGGCTACATCGGCAACCTGCAGAACTGGCTGCCCTGGCTCACGGCGGCGGCGCCGGGCATCATCTACAGCATCCTGTCGCTCACCGCCTTCGGCTGGCTGGTGCTGAGGAGATAG
- a CDS encoding CbiX/SirB N-terminal domain-containing protein, with protein sequence MKKAVILFGHGSRDPAWRQPIEAVCSRLRRDSPELEVRCAYLELTEPDLPSTIEELVAVGVDDVRVVPMFLGTGRHAREDLPRIVDREREKHPGVRFDLRQAVGEDPRLLELLAHIAAKD encoded by the coding sequence ATGAAAAAAGCGGTGATCCTGTTCGGCCACGGTTCGCGCGATCCGGCCTGGCGCCAGCCGATCGAGGCGGTCTGCTCACGCTTGCGACGCGACTCGCCCGAGCTGGAAGTGCGCTGCGCCTACCTGGAACTGACCGAGCCCGACCTGCCCTCGACGATCGAAGAGCTCGTCGCCGTCGGCGTCGACGACGTGCGGGTCGTGCCGATGTTCCTCGGCACCGGGCGCCATGCACGCGAAGACCTGCCGCGCATCGTCGACCGCGAGCGCGAAAAGCACCCCGGCGTCCGCTTCGACCTGCGCCAGGCGGTGGGCGAAGACCCGCGTCTGCTGGAACTCCTGGCCCATATCGCTGCCAAGGATTGA